Proteins encoded within one genomic window of Macaca thibetana thibetana isolate TM-01 chromosome 3, ASM2454274v1, whole genome shotgun sequence:
- the AGR2 gene encoding anterior gradient protein 2 homolog — protein MEKISVSAFLLLVALSYTLARDTTVKPGAKKDTKDSRPKLPQTLSRGWGDQLIWTQTYEEALYKSKTSNKPLMIIHHLDECPHSQALKKVFAENKEIQKLAEQFVLLNLVYETTDKHLSPDGQYVPRILFVDPSLTVRADITGRYSNRLYAYEPADTALLLDNMKKALKLLKTEL, from the exons ATGGAGAAAATTTCAGTGTCAGCATTCTTGCTCCTTGTGGCCCTCTCCTACACTCTGGCCAGAGATACCACAGTCAAACCTGGAGCTAAAAAGGACACAAAGGACTCTCGACCCAAACTGCCCCAGACCCTCTCCAGAG GTTGGGGTGACCAACTCATCTGGACTCAGACATATGAAGAAGCTTTATACAAATCCAAGACAAG cAACAAACCCTTGATGATTATCCATCACTTGGATGAATGCCCACACAGTCAAG cTTTAAAGAAAGTGTTtgctgaaaataaagaaatccaGAAATTGGCAGAGCAGTTTGTCCTCCTCAATCTGGTT TATGAAACAACTGACAAACACCTTTCTCCTGATGGCCAGTATGTCCCCAGGATTCTGTTTGTTG ACCCATCTCTGACAGTTAGAGCCGATATCACTGGAAGATATTCAAATCGTCTCTATGCTTACGAACCTGCAGATACAGCTCTGT TGCTTGACAACATGAAGAAAGCTCTCAAGTTGCTGAAGACcgaattgtaa